In Thermosynechococcus sichuanensis E542, a single genomic region encodes these proteins:
- a CDS encoding endonuclease MutS2, with the protein MVVTASQISALDKSLGRLEWPRLCQQLATFASTKRGMRQLQGGDILGGTQAASQVLLAQTAEVIALETVHQVHLDFSQVTDIAPALERLDHQGCLQGTELLAIAHLLSAARQQRRQIEEHEQLNELQQLVAGVRTYPEVTQEIYRCITDQGQVSDRASPELAQIRQQQRQCRAQIQQQLQQLLQQRASAIQEAVVTQRRDRYVLAVKATHKDQMPGIVHDLSASGATLYIEPQETIDLQNRLQQLAHQEAEAERAICQALSDQLATISDDLWYLLDVLTTLDMAVARAHYSLWLQGNPPQFVSDTRLHLKALRHPLLVWQEHHEQGQTVIPIDLELHPPTKVVTITGPNTGGKTATLKTLGLAALMAKAGLYVPAAAPVELPWFTGIWADIGDEQSLTQNLSTFSSHICNIRDILAELEVTGGNTLVLLDEIGAGTDPSEGTALAIALLRYLADHASLTFATTHYGELKALKYQDSRFENASVEFDEETLAPTYRLLWGIPGQSNALAIAQRLGLYPSIIEEAKAFLSSDSNSVNEMIMGLVSQRQAQEAKTAAAATLLRDTEALYQEIATKAQELRQRQQQLRQQQEEAVRTALRGAQQEIAKVIAQLQRANSPEQVQAAQTALHQIEKTYLPPPPPAGFIPRPGDRVRLPQWQQVGEVLSVSQQGDIVVQVGAVKFTVPPHAVESLKGEPVQISKPTLRQDQSPPPPPARTTAPAIRTESRTLDLRGKRTHEAEPLLEAFLNRHQGTVWIIHGHGTGALRQFVHQFLDQHPSVQSYTLAPPEEGGRGVTIVQL; encoded by the coding sequence TTGGTTGTTACAGCGTCACAAATTAGTGCCCTCGATAAATCCCTAGGGCGGCTGGAGTGGCCGCGGTTATGTCAGCAGTTGGCAACGTTTGCTTCGACAAAGCGGGGAATGCGTCAGCTTCAAGGGGGAGACATCCTAGGGGGTACCCAAGCAGCCAGTCAAGTACTGTTGGCGCAAACCGCAGAGGTGATTGCCCTAGAAACGGTGCACCAAGTGCACTTAGATTTCAGTCAAGTGACGGACATTGCACCCGCCCTTGAGCGACTGGATCATCAGGGCTGTTTACAAGGCACGGAATTACTGGCGATCGCCCACCTATTGAGTGCCGCGCGGCAACAGCGGCGTCAAATTGAGGAACACGAGCAACTCAATGAACTCCAACAACTGGTGGCCGGTGTCCGTACCTATCCGGAGGTGACCCAAGAGATTTACCGCTGCATTACTGATCAGGGGCAAGTGAGCGATCGCGCGAGTCCCGAATTGGCTCAGATTCGTCAGCAGCAACGGCAGTGTCGCGCCCAGATCCAGCAGCAACTTCAGCAACTGCTCCAGCAGCGGGCCAGTGCCATCCAAGAGGCGGTGGTGACGCAGCGGCGCGATCGCTATGTGTTGGCAGTCAAAGCCACCCACAAAGACCAGATGCCGGGGATTGTCCACGATCTGTCCGCCAGTGGTGCCACGCTCTACATTGAGCCGCAAGAAACCATTGACCTGCAAAACCGCCTGCAACAACTTGCCCATCAGGAGGCTGAAGCCGAACGCGCCATCTGCCAAGCCCTCTCGGATCAGTTGGCCACAATTAGTGATGATCTGTGGTACCTGCTAGATGTGCTGACCACCCTCGATATGGCAGTTGCCCGTGCCCACTATAGTCTCTGGTTGCAGGGAAACCCACCGCAATTTGTCAGCGATACGCGGCTGCACCTGAAGGCCTTGCGCCATCCCCTCTTGGTGTGGCAGGAGCACCATGAACAGGGACAAACGGTTATTCCCATTGACCTTGAATTGCACCCCCCCACAAAGGTGGTCACGATTACTGGCCCGAATACGGGGGGGAAAACAGCAACGCTAAAAACACTGGGATTGGCAGCCCTCATGGCCAAGGCGGGGTTGTATGTGCCGGCGGCTGCACCGGTTGAGTTGCCCTGGTTTACGGGCATTTGGGCCGACATTGGCGATGAGCAGTCCCTCACCCAAAACCTATCCACCTTTTCTAGCCATATCTGCAATATCCGCGACATTCTTGCGGAACTGGAGGTGACTGGTGGGAATACTTTGGTGCTTCTCGATGAAATCGGGGCAGGCACAGATCCCAGTGAAGGCACAGCCTTGGCGATCGCCCTATTGCGCTATCTTGCCGACCACGCCAGTCTCACCTTTGCCACCACCCACTATGGTGAACTTAAAGCGCTTAAATATCAGGATAGCCGCTTTGAAAATGCCTCTGTGGAGTTTGATGAGGAGACCCTAGCCCCCACCTATCGGTTGCTATGGGGCATTCCGGGGCAATCCAATGCGTTGGCGATCGCCCAGCGGTTGGGGCTATACCCCAGCATTATTGAAGAGGCCAAGGCCTTTCTCAGTAGCGATAGCAACAGCGTCAATGAAATGATTATGGGACTGGTGAGCCAACGCCAAGCCCAAGAGGCCAAGACCGCCGCCGCGGCAACCCTGCTGCGCGATACCGAAGCCCTCTACCAAGAAATTGCCACCAAAGCCCAAGAACTGCGGCAACGCCAGCAGCAACTTCGTCAGCAGCAGGAAGAAGCGGTACGCACGGCCCTCCGTGGGGCACAGCAGGAAATTGCCAAAGTCATTGCCCAACTCCAACGTGCCAACAGCCCTGAACAGGTGCAAGCGGCGCAAACGGCGCTGCATCAGATTGAGAAAACCTATTTACCGCCGCCGCCTCCCGCTGGCTTTATCCCGCGACCGGGCGATCGCGTTCGTTTGCCCCAGTGGCAACAGGTGGGTGAAGTCCTCAGCGTCAGCCAGCAGGGGGATATTGTCGTCCAAGTGGGGGCTGTGAAATTTACGGTGCCGCCCCATGCCGTGGAGTCCCTCAAGGGCGAGCCAGTACAAATCTCTAAACCCACCCTCCGCCAAGATCAATCCCCCCCCCCACCGCCCGCTCGCACCACAGCACCAGCTATTCGCACGGAGAGCCGTACCCTTGATCTGCGGGGCAAACGCACCCATGAGGCAGAACCCCTCCTAGAGGCATTTCTCAACCGCCACCAGGGAACAGTTTGGATTATCCATGGCCACGGCACTGGTGCCCTACGCCAGTTTGTGCATCAATTTCTAGATCAGCACCCCAGCGTTCAAAGCTATACCCTTGCGCCTCCTGAAGAGGGTGGCCGGGGGGTAACCATTGTGCAGTTATAG
- a CDS encoding cation:proton antiporter domain-containing protein, with amino-acid sequence MDGSNPIFVFTVLLAVILVIPPVFERLRLPGLVGLLLAGVILGPNGFHFLQHESDTIKLLSGIGKVYLMFVAGLEIDLSQFRKTRNRSLVFGCCTFIVPIVTGIIIGRWFGFGWNGSLLIGSLLASHTLLAYPIVRRLGVVQNEAVTVTIGATIFTDTAALVILAICVGINKGEFTALTLINQLVTLSLYCFLVLWGFDRVGKEFFQRSPDDQGNQFLFILLTLFVASVGAQLIGVEQIVGAFLAGLAVNDVLGDSPVKEKVEFIGGVLFIPCFFVDMGLLIDIPAFVKTLASIGITVAIVGGLIGSKFIAAWLSALWYRYTPMEMLTMWSLSLPQVAATLAATLVGFQEGILTKDILNSVLVLMVVTSILGPIITARTASRIPIPQPEQEAIEELANWWDGSEDPQPHPFTVVVPVQNPQTQRSLVELAALLARHEAGRVVAMAIVRGQVHMDDPQLDAALNRSRKLVRRAVELAIPYGVEATAAIRIDDDVALGISRFSREQNASLIVLGWSETNSLRARLFGNIIDQVLWSSPCAVAITRLLDAPEQIGSILVPTRDLTPSTLRIVRFAQALATASQARVVLLHVVLSNTPPEQIAQFEEDLREILRETSGEGAVDIKTVARNDIAAAILQEAQQSDLVLMRSIRRGTAGGLAVSDITTQVIQQLQTSIILFGEPHRLS; translated from the coding sequence ATGGATGGAAGTAACCCCATTTTTGTTTTTACCGTTCTATTGGCCGTCATTTTAGTTATTCCCCCTGTTTTTGAGCGGCTGCGCTTACCGGGGTTGGTTGGTCTGCTGCTGGCTGGCGTGATTTTAGGCCCCAATGGGTTCCACTTTCTTCAGCATGAGAGCGATACCATCAAACTCCTCTCAGGCATTGGCAAAGTCTATTTGATGTTTGTGGCCGGACTAGAAATTGACTTGAGTCAGTTCCGTAAAACTCGGAATCGCTCCTTGGTGTTCGGCTGTTGCACCTTCATTGTGCCCATTGTAACCGGGATCATCATTGGTCGCTGGTTTGGTTTTGGCTGGAATGGTTCACTTCTTATTGGATCGCTGTTGGCCTCCCACACGCTGCTGGCCTATCCGATTGTGCGGCGGCTAGGGGTTGTCCAAAATGAAGCCGTCACGGTCACAATTGGGGCAACCATTTTTACGGATACGGCCGCTCTTGTGATCCTGGCTATCTGTGTCGGTATCAACAAGGGAGAATTTACAGCGCTGACACTAATCAACCAATTAGTCACCCTGAGTCTCTACTGTTTTCTGGTGCTGTGGGGCTTTGACCGTGTCGGCAAGGAATTTTTCCAGCGATCGCCCGATGACCAAGGAAACCAGTTTCTCTTTATTCTCCTAACGCTGTTTGTGGCTTCTGTTGGAGCGCAGCTCATTGGTGTTGAGCAGATTGTCGGCGCTTTTTTAGCCGGTTTAGCAGTCAATGACGTTTTAGGCGATAGTCCCGTTAAAGAAAAGGTGGAATTTATCGGCGGTGTGCTCTTTATCCCCTGCTTTTTTGTGGATATGGGGCTGCTGATTGATATTCCAGCCTTTGTCAAAACACTGGCCTCAATTGGCATTACAGTGGCGATCGTCGGCGGTCTCATTGGCAGTAAGTTCATTGCCGCGTGGCTCTCTGCCCTTTGGTACCGCTACACCCCCATGGAAATGCTGACGATGTGGTCCCTGTCTTTACCCCAAGTGGCGGCCACCTTAGCGGCAACCCTCGTCGGATTTCAGGAGGGGATTCTCACCAAGGACATTCTCAACAGTGTCTTGGTACTCATGGTGGTGACCTCGATTCTAGGGCCAATCATTACGGCACGAACAGCCAGCCGCATTCCTATCCCCCAGCCAGAGCAGGAGGCAATCGAAGAACTGGCCAATTGGTGGGATGGCAGCGAAGACCCCCAACCCCATCCCTTTACGGTCGTCGTCCCTGTCCAGAATCCCCAAACCCAGCGATCGCTGGTGGAATTGGCCGCACTACTGGCTCGCCATGAGGCTGGACGGGTTGTGGCGATGGCGATCGTCCGTGGCCAAGTACACATGGATGATCCCCAGCTCGATGCCGCCCTCAATCGCAGTCGCAAACTTGTGCGTCGCGCCGTTGAACTGGCAATTCCTTACGGGGTTGAAGCCACTGCCGCCATTCGCATTGATGACGATGTTGCCCTTGGGATCAGTCGCTTTAGCCGCGAACAAAACGCCAGTTTAATTGTCCTAGGCTGGTCAGAAACCAATAGTTTGCGAGCACGGCTCTTTGGCAACATCATTGATCAGGTGCTGTGGTCTAGTCCCTGTGCAGTGGCGATTACCCGCCTCTTAGATGCGCCAGAACAGATTGGCTCGATTTTGGTGCCCACCCGAGATCTCACCCCCAGTACGCTGCGCATTGTCCGTTTTGCCCAAGCCCTTGCGACTGCCAGTCAAGCAAGAGTGGTTCTGCTGCACGTGGTTTTAAGCAACACTCCCCCTGAGCAAATCGCCCAATTTGAAGAGGATTTGCGAGAGATTTTACGGGAAACTAGCGGAGAAGGTGCCGTTGATATTAAAACCGTTGCCCGTAACGACATTGCCGCCGCAATCCTCCAAGAAGCCCAACAGTCCGACTTGGTATTAATGCGTTCGATTCGACGGGGGACTGCTGGCGGGCTGGCGGTGAGTGACATTACGACTCAAGTGATTCAGCAGTTGCAGACCTCGATCATTCTTTTTGGCGAACCCCATCGCCTCAGCTAA
- the asnS gene encoding asparagine--tRNA ligase — protein sequence MQQRIKDILQQGQVGDRVTVKGWVRTKRELKECTFVNVNDGSTLAGLQVVIPNTVAAATPAIKDLTTGAAAEFSGELVPSPGKNQAIELHAQQIHLWGGADPETYPLQKKRHSFEFLRTIGHLRPRTNTLGAVMRVRNACAMAIHQFFQERGFLWVHTPIITASDCEGAGELFTVTTLDLAQPPKTPEGQIDFSQDFFGRRAYLTVSGQLEAEIMATAFTNVYTFGPTFRAENSNTSRHLAEFWMVEPEMAFCDLMGDMELAEAFLQFVFRYVLDHCPEEMAFFQERIDKSVMATAEQMASQPFARLSYTEAIQVLEKSGRAFEFPVAWGLDLQSEHERYLAEEYCQRPVIVYDYPAAIKAFYMRLNDDGKTVAAMDVLAPKIGEIIGGSQREERFDVLQQRIVSQGLDPAPYWWYLDLRRYGSVPHAGFGLGFERLVQFMTGMDNIRDVIPFPRTPGNAEF from the coding sequence ATGCAGCAGCGCATTAAAGACATCCTTCAGCAAGGCCAAGTGGGCGATCGCGTCACCGTCAAGGGCTGGGTGCGCACCAAACGCGAACTCAAGGAGTGTACCTTTGTCAACGTCAACGATGGCTCCACCCTCGCCGGGTTGCAGGTGGTCATTCCCAACACCGTAGCAGCAGCTACGCCAGCCATCAAAGACCTGACCACAGGGGCGGCCGCAGAATTTAGTGGCGAATTGGTCCCCTCCCCTGGCAAAAACCAAGCCATTGAACTCCATGCCCAGCAGATTCACCTTTGGGGCGGTGCCGATCCAGAAACCTATCCCCTGCAAAAGAAACGCCACAGCTTTGAATTTTTGCGCACCATTGGTCATCTGCGACCGCGCACCAATACCCTCGGTGCGGTGATGCGAGTGCGCAATGCCTGTGCCATGGCTATTCACCAGTTCTTTCAGGAGCGGGGATTCCTCTGGGTACACACGCCCATCATTACCGCCAGTGACTGCGAAGGGGCTGGGGAACTCTTTACCGTCACCACACTGGATTTAGCCCAGCCCCCCAAAACCCCAGAAGGCCAAATTGACTTTAGTCAAGACTTTTTTGGTCGGCGTGCCTACCTCACCGTCAGTGGCCAACTGGAGGCAGAAATTATGGCCACAGCTTTTACCAATGTCTATACCTTTGGTCCTACGTTCCGCGCTGAAAACTCCAATACCTCGCGCCACCTTGCCGAGTTTTGGATGGTGGAGCCAGAAATGGCCTTCTGTGACCTGATGGGGGATATGGAATTGGCGGAGGCTTTTTTGCAGTTTGTCTTTCGCTATGTCCTTGACCACTGCCCAGAGGAGATGGCCTTCTTTCAGGAGCGGATTGATAAGAGCGTCATGGCCACTGCTGAACAGATGGCTAGCCAACCCTTTGCCCGCTTGAGCTACACAGAAGCCATTCAAGTCCTTGAAAAGAGTGGCCGTGCCTTCGAATTTCCGGTGGCTTGGGGGCTAGACCTGCAATCGGAGCATGAGCGTTACCTTGCTGAGGAATACTGCCAGCGCCCTGTGATTGTCTATGATTATCCCGCTGCCATCAAAGCCTTCTATATGCGCCTCAATGACGATGGCAAAACTGTCGCAGCCATGGATGTCCTCGCCCCCAAAATTGGTGAGATTATTGGCGGTTCGCAGCGGGAAGAGCGCTTTGACGTGTTGCAGCAGCGGATTGTCAGCCAAGGCCTAGACCCTGCCCCCTACTGGTGGTACTTGGATTTGCGCCGCTATGGCAGTGTCCCCCATGCCGGTTTTGGTCTGGGCTTTGAGCGGCTGGTGCAGTTTATGACGGGAATGGACAATATCCGTGATGTCATTCCTTTTCCGCGCACACCGGGCAACGCTGAGTTTTAG
- the trpB gene encoding tryptophan synthase subunit beta, which produces MTVAPSSALSAAARPDARGRFGRFGGKYVPETLMPALSELEEAFAHYRQDPDFQAELQQLLQDYVGRPSPLYFAERLSAHYAHDHAQPQIYLKREDLNHTGAHKINNALGQVLLAKRMGKQRIIAETGAGQHGVATATVCARFGLQCVIYMGVQDMERQRLNVLRMRLLGAEVAPVSAGTGTLKDATSEAIRDWVTNVETTHYILGSVAGPHPYPMLVREFHAVIGAETRRQCLEKWGGLPDILLACVGGGSNAMGLFHEFVEEPQVRLIGVEAAGQGLDTGHHAATLTKGDIGVLHGAMSYVLQDEDGQIIEAHSISAGLDYPGVGPEHSYLKDIGRAEYYSVTDTEAVAACVRLAQLEGILPALETAHALAYLETLCPQLTGQPRIVINCSGRGDKDVETIGRYFEGQQA; this is translated from the coding sequence GTGACTGTTGCCCCCTCTAGTGCCCTCAGTGCTGCTGCTCGCCCCGATGCGCGGGGTCGCTTTGGTCGCTTTGGTGGCAAGTATGTTCCCGAAACCCTGATGCCGGCCCTCAGTGAGCTAGAGGAGGCCTTTGCCCACTACCGCCAAGACCCTGACTTTCAAGCAGAATTGCAGCAACTCCTCCAGGACTATGTGGGTCGCCCCAGTCCCCTTTACTTTGCCGAACGCCTTAGCGCCCACTATGCCCATGATCACGCTCAGCCTCAAATCTATCTAAAACGGGAAGACCTGAACCATACAGGTGCCCACAAAATCAACAATGCCCTCGGTCAAGTCCTGCTCGCCAAACGCATGGGCAAACAGCGCATTATTGCTGAAACAGGTGCCGGGCAGCATGGCGTCGCCACAGCAACAGTGTGTGCCCGCTTTGGTCTGCAATGTGTGATTTACATGGGCGTGCAGGATATGGAGCGGCAGCGCTTAAACGTATTGCGGATGCGCCTATTGGGGGCAGAAGTGGCGCCCGTCAGTGCCGGTACCGGTACGCTTAAGGATGCCACCTCGGAAGCGATTCGCGATTGGGTGACGAATGTAGAAACCACCCATTACATCTTGGGTTCAGTGGCGGGGCCCCATCCCTACCCGATGCTTGTACGGGAATTCCATGCCGTCATTGGGGCAGAAACGCGGCGGCAGTGCCTTGAGAAATGGGGGGGGCTGCCCGATATTCTGCTGGCCTGTGTCGGTGGGGGTTCCAATGCCATGGGACTCTTCCATGAATTTGTCGAGGAACCGCAAGTGCGCTTAATTGGGGTTGAAGCGGCTGGCCAAGGACTGGACACCGGTCACCATGCCGCCACCCTCACCAAGGGAGACATTGGCGTTCTCCACGGGGCAATGAGTTATGTCCTACAGGATGAGGACGGGCAAATTATTGAAGCCCACTCCATCAGCGCCGGTTTAGACTATCCGGGCGTAGGGCCAGAGCATAGCTACCTCAAGGACATTGGTCGAGCCGAATACTACAGTGTCACTGATACCGAAGCCGTGGCTGCCTGTGTGCGCTTAGCCCAATTGGAGGGCATTCTCCCTGCCCTTGAAACCGCCCATGCCTTGGCCTATCTGGAAACGCTATGCCCGCAACTGACGGGGCAGCCGCGCATTGTCATTAATTGTTCAGGACGCGGCGACAAGGACGTAGAAACGATTGGCCGTTATTTTGAGGGGCAGCAAGCATAG
- a CDS encoding cytochrome c biogenesis protein CcdA encodes MASLSLGLYQLEQWANQWVRGQLSDLTVISVGIVFLAGLLTSLTPCTLSMLPITVGYIAGYATRQNGSVVRQSLWFALGLASTLTVLGMVAAVAGRIYGQVGWGLTIIVSVVAILMGLNLLNALPLTFPRSRFLEELPERVPAGLQAYTLGATFGLVAAPCSTPVLATLLAWVATTQKLLVGAGLLLAYTTGYVVPLILVGTFSGALQKLLALRRWSSWITTLSGVLLIAFGVIALAIRL; translated from the coding sequence ATGGCCAGCCTTAGCCTAGGACTCTACCAACTAGAACAGTGGGCCAACCAATGGGTGAGGGGTCAACTCAGTGATCTGACTGTAATCAGTGTCGGGATTGTCTTTCTGGCCGGACTCCTCACCAGTCTGACGCCCTGCACCCTCTCCATGCTGCCGATTACGGTGGGTTATATTGCTGGCTATGCCACAAGGCAAAATGGCTCCGTCGTCCGTCAATCCCTTTGGTTTGCTTTGGGTCTGGCCAGTACCCTCACAGTTCTGGGCATGGTGGCTGCCGTTGCCGGTCGCATTTACGGTCAAGTGGGGTGGGGGTTGACGATTATTGTTAGTGTCGTGGCAATTCTCATGGGCTTAAACTTGCTCAATGCCCTACCGCTGACATTTCCCCGCAGTCGTTTCTTAGAAGAACTACCGGAGCGCGTCCCTGCGGGCTTACAGGCCTATACCCTAGGAGCGACCTTTGGCTTGGTGGCAGCCCCCTGTAGCACACCGGTGTTGGCAACGCTCTTGGCATGGGTAGCCACCACTCAAAAGCTACTGGTGGGGGCGGGTTTACTCTTGGCCTACACCACGGGCTATGTGGTGCCCCTCATCTTGGTGGGGACTTTTAGTGGGGCGCTGCAAAAACTGCTGGCTCTGCGGCGGTGGTCAAGTTGGATCACGACTTTGAGTGGCGTGCTACTGATTGCTTTTGGGGTGATTGCTTTGGCGATTCGCCTCTAG
- a CDS encoding F420-0:Gamma-glutamyl ligase, with translation MIATVIGIGAAALGFLALLVALGLEWRYRRRPAHPLEVIRATWNLEIYEPSHYRFVGLLGLSNPHRGLEVMVPQLRAEVVLLSDGSVDMIQTHVQVIPRHPEPEFPPRADGYWFAYIVKSTKQTNVEICVDLQGMGVSEVKAAWVKIHYVAYGPHGRFAKTHHEFIPLKFPARGETGVWRQAEGCQVLPIRTHLLTPLDIPLEVLNRYVMPHAQPGDIVAIGETPIAIIQGRLKDPAQLRPGWVATRVCQFFLPTSSLATACGMQALVEEVGELRVLLAFLGGAIAKLFGHKGGFYQLAGEQARLIDDVTGTLPPYDQFIVMGPANPQAIVDDLAAKTGLGIAIVDVNDLGAVKVLAASRGVSTQLLTAALKKNPAGNADEQTPIVLIRP, from the coding sequence ATGATTGCAACAGTTATCGGCATAGGGGCAGCCGCCCTAGGATTCCTCGCCCTTTTGGTGGCACTGGGTTTGGAATGGCGGTATCGCCGGCGGCCCGCCCATCCCCTTGAAGTGATCCGTGCCACTTGGAATCTGGAAATCTATGAGCCAAGCCACTACCGTTTTGTCGGGCTATTGGGACTGAGCAACCCCCACCGTGGCCTTGAGGTGATGGTGCCGCAGTTACGGGCAGAGGTGGTACTGCTCTCCGACGGCAGTGTGGATATGATTCAGACCCATGTGCAGGTCATTCCCCGCCATCCGGAGCCAGAGTTTCCGCCCCGTGCCGATGGCTACTGGTTTGCCTATATCGTCAAGTCCACCAAGCAAACGAATGTTGAAATTTGTGTGGATTTGCAGGGGATGGGTGTCAGTGAGGTCAAGGCGGCTTGGGTGAAGATTCACTACGTTGCCTATGGCCCCCACGGTCGCTTTGCGAAAACTCACCACGAATTTATCCCCCTCAAGTTTCCGGCGAGGGGAGAAACAGGGGTATGGCGCCAGGCCGAGGGGTGTCAAGTACTCCCCATTCGTACCCATTTACTGACGCCGTTGGATATTCCCCTAGAGGTACTGAATCGCTACGTCATGCCCCACGCCCAACCAGGGGATATTGTCGCCATTGGCGAAACCCCCATTGCCATTATTCAAGGCCGCCTCAAGGATCCCGCCCAACTGCGCCCCGGCTGGGTTGCAACGCGGGTGTGCCAGTTCTTCTTGCCCACTTCTAGTTTGGCAACGGCCTGTGGTATGCAAGCCTTGGTCGAGGAGGTGGGCGAGCTACGGGTACTCTTGGCCTTTTTGGGGGGGGCGATCGCCAAACTGTTTGGCCACAAAGGAGGCTTTTATCAATTGGCCGGTGAACAAGCTCGCCTCATTGATGACGTGACAGGTACCCTCCCTCCCTACGATCAATTCATTGTCATGGGGCCAGCTAACCCCCAAGCCATCGTGGATGACCTTGCCGCAAAAACGGGTTTGGGCATCGCTATTGTGGATGTCAACGATTTAGGTGCGGTCAAAGTTCTTGCCGCTAGCAGGGGAGTCTCTACGCAATTACTGACCGCTGCCCTGAAGAAAAATCCTGCGGGCAATGCCGATGAGCAAACCCCCATAGTGCTCATCCGTCCATAG
- a CDS encoding DUF1350 family protein, which yields MEWQEVRGNWLYIPQRPLGWIHFLGGAFVAAAPQLTYRRLLEHLAEAGYGIIATPFVNSFDHGAIALDVLNKLDYALDWLVYRRGYPPALPIYGLGHSMGCKLHLLINSLYDGDRAGNMFMAFNNYAASQSIPWMENLAPVGVEFSPSPTETEKLIQERYPVRRNLLIRFQEDDIDQTARLGSLLRAKFGDMVTALKLPGNHLTPLSQGLKWQVGAEFSPLDAVGQWIQQSLFPEMQVLEACLLEWLNPLGTARRCRP from the coding sequence TTGGAGTGGCAAGAGGTTCGCGGCAATTGGCTATACATCCCCCAGCGCCCCTTGGGGTGGATTCATTTTCTGGGGGGAGCTTTTGTGGCAGCGGCACCGCAATTGACCTATCGGCGGTTGTTGGAGCACCTTGCGGAGGCTGGCTATGGCATTATTGCTACGCCCTTTGTGAATAGCTTTGACCATGGGGCGATCGCCCTCGATGTGCTGAATAAACTCGACTATGCCCTTGATTGGTTGGTCTATCGCCGAGGCTACCCACCGGCATTGCCGATTTACGGCCTAGGGCACAGTATGGGCTGTAAACTCCACCTGCTGATCAATAGCCTCTACGATGGCGATCGCGCTGGGAATATGTTCATGGCCTTCAACAACTACGCCGCCAGTCAATCCATTCCTTGGATGGAAAACCTTGCCCCCGTAGGTGTTGAATTTAGCCCTAGCCCGACAGAAACCGAAAAACTGATTCAAGAGCGCTATCCTGTGCGCCGCAACCTCCTCATCCGTTTCCAAGAGGACGACATTGACCAAACAGCCCGCCTGGGCAGTCTCCTCAGAGCCAAATTTGGCGATATGGTCACTGCCTTAAAGCTACCGGGAAATCACCTCACCCCCCTCAGCCAAGGACTGAAGTGGCAAGTCGGCGCCGAATTTTCTCCCCTCGATGCCGTCGGCCAGTGGATCCAGCAAAGTCTCTTTCCCGAAATGCAGGTGCTTGAGGCCTGTCTGTTGGAGTGGCTCAATCCCTTGGGCACGGCCCGCCGTTGCCGCCCATAA